One segment of Macrotis lagotis isolate mMagLag1 chromosome 1, bilby.v1.9.chrom.fasta, whole genome shotgun sequence DNA contains the following:
- the LOC141492181 gene encoding late lactation protein A-like, translating to MKALFLTIALSLFSILCADDFTFSDFKSLEGTSYVQVITVGREFPEEEIPKNISPLTIAYLNNGKMEAKFTMKKEDKCEEISLILEKTDEPKKILMYRSQQFTCATIKLSEKKYWTLLCQKECQDDQIGMALLVGPNTDENPKALRDFYDFIHREKFDDKIIFTPRQTEAVLY from the exons ATGAAGGCCCTGTTTCTCACCATTGCACTAAGCCTGTTCTCCATCCTCTGTGCTGATGACTTTacattttctgattttaaatctttGGAG GGAACATCTTATGTACAGGTCATTACAGTAGGCAGGGAATTTCCCGAGGAGGAGATACCTAAGAACATATCACCTTTGACCATTGCCTACCTTAACAATGGAAAAATGGAGGCCAAATTTACCATGAA AAAGGAGGATAAGTGTGAAGAGATTAGCCTGATCTTGGAAAAAACAGATGAACCCAAGAAAATTCTCATGT ACAGAAGCCAACAATTTACCTGTGCCACCATAAAATTATCTGAGAAGAAATACTGGACCCTTTTATGTCAAAAAGAATGTCAAGATGATCAAATTGGAATGGCCCTACTTGTGG GTCCAAATACTGATGAGAACCCAAAAGCCTTAAGGGACTTTTACGACTTTATTCACAGAGAAAAATTTGATGACAAAATAATCTTCACTCCCAGACAAACTG aagCTGTTTTATACTAA